A part of Jiangella alba genomic DNA contains:
- a CDS encoding APC family permease, which translates to MAPSPESRLVRRLGTGDAVAVGLAAMIGTGVFVAWQPAASAAGAWLLAGLAVAAFVAFCNAASTAQLAAVHPEAGGAYHYGRLRLGDAWGALAGYAFVLGKSASCATAALAVGAYLWPSQDVLVALAAVAAVTAVNLAGVTRTARVGAVLVALVVVVLAAVVVTGLGDAGVAPDWSSGPSGGVTGVLGSAAVLFYAFAGYARITTLGEEVRDPAAIPRAVVVSLTATLVLYAAVGLTVLLVLGADGTAESARPLRAVAAAAGASWLEPVVAAGAAVAALGALLSLQAGVGRTAFAMASAGDLPARLAAVHPRRRVPHVAELASAVVTVLFVLVGDLATTLAASAFAVLVYYAVANAAAWRLGPDERRWPRWLSAAGLASCVLLAVSLPWRTVVAGAAGLAVVMAVRAILRRRAGP; encoded by the coding sequence GTGGCCCCGTCCCCAGAGTCCCGGCTGGTCAGACGGCTCGGCACCGGCGACGCGGTCGCGGTCGGGCTGGCCGCGATGATCGGCACCGGCGTCTTCGTCGCCTGGCAGCCGGCGGCGTCGGCGGCCGGCGCGTGGCTGCTGGCCGGGCTGGCCGTCGCGGCGTTCGTCGCCTTCTGCAACGCGGCGTCGACCGCCCAGTTGGCCGCCGTCCATCCGGAGGCCGGCGGCGCCTACCACTACGGGCGGCTGCGGCTCGGCGACGCGTGGGGCGCGCTGGCGGGGTACGCGTTCGTGCTGGGCAAGTCGGCGTCGTGCGCGACGGCGGCGCTCGCGGTCGGCGCGTACCTGTGGCCCTCGCAGGACGTCCTGGTGGCGCTGGCGGCCGTCGCGGCCGTGACGGCGGTGAACCTGGCCGGGGTGACGCGGACGGCGCGGGTCGGCGCGGTGCTCGTGGCGCTGGTGGTCGTGGTGCTGGCGGCGGTCGTCGTGACGGGGCTGGGCGACGCCGGGGTGGCGCCGGACTGGTCGTCCGGGCCGTCGGGCGGCGTCACGGGGGTGCTCGGCTCGGCCGCCGTGCTGTTCTACGCGTTCGCCGGGTACGCGCGCATCACGACCCTGGGCGAGGAGGTCCGCGACCCGGCGGCGATCCCCCGCGCCGTCGTCGTCTCGCTGACGGCGACGCTCGTGCTCTACGCGGCGGTCGGGCTGACGGTGCTGCTGGTGCTCGGCGCGGACGGGACGGCGGAGTCGGCGCGGCCGCTGCGAGCGGTCGCGGCCGCCGCCGGGGCGTCCTGGCTGGAGCCGGTCGTGGCGGCGGGCGCGGCGGTGGCGGCGCTGGGCGCGCTGCTGTCGCTGCAGGCCGGCGTCGGGCGGACGGCGTTCGCGATGGCGTCGGCCGGCGACCTCCCGGCTCGGCTCGCGGCCGTCCACCCCCGCCGTCGCGTCCCGCACGTCGCCGAACTGGCCTCCGCCGTCGTGACGGTGTTGTTCGTGCTGGTCGGCGATCTCGCGACGACGCTCGCGGCGAGCGCGTTCGCGGTGCTGGTGTACTACGCGGTCGCCAACGCGGCGGCGTGGCGGCTCGGGCCGGACGAGCGCCGGTGGCCGCGCTGGCTGTCCGCCGCCGGCCTGGCGTCGTGCGTGCTGCTGGCGGTGTCGCTGCCGTGGCGGACGGTCGTGGCGGGCGCCGCCGGGCTGGCCGTCGTCATGGCCGTCCGCGCGATCCTGCGGCGACGCGCCGGGCCGTGA
- a CDS encoding SDR family oxidoreductase translates to MNTQPPLNGRAAMVIGGSRGIGAAVVRRLARDGADVGFTYVSAAGAADELVAEVERTGRRALALPVDSADAAALAAAVDVVADRFGRLDVLVNNAALYPVGPIDELTVEEFDRTVAVNVRAPFVAATAAARHMTGGGSIVTIGSLVAERTVFPGYGLYSMSKTALVGLTKGLARDLGGRGIRATLVHPGPTDTDLNPADGPYSDTIRSHTALGRYAGTDEIAATVAHLAGDDGRFITGTSVLVDGGFTI, encoded by the coding sequence ATGAACACGCAACCTCCCCTGAACGGCCGGGCGGCCATGGTGATCGGCGGCAGCCGCGGCATCGGCGCGGCGGTGGTCCGCCGGCTGGCCCGCGACGGCGCCGACGTCGGGTTCACCTACGTCTCCGCGGCCGGCGCCGCCGACGAGCTGGTCGCCGAGGTCGAGCGGACCGGACGGCGCGCGCTCGCGCTGCCGGTCGACAGCGCCGACGCCGCCGCGCTGGCGGCCGCCGTCGACGTCGTCGCCGACCGGTTCGGCCGCCTGGACGTCCTGGTCAACAACGCCGCGCTGTACCCGGTCGGCCCGATCGACGAGCTCACCGTCGAGGAGTTCGACCGCACCGTCGCCGTCAACGTCCGCGCCCCGTTCGTCGCCGCGACGGCGGCCGCGCGGCACATGACCGGTGGCGGGAGCATCGTCACGATCGGCAGCCTGGTCGCCGAGCGGACGGTCTTCCCCGGCTACGGGCTGTACTCGATGAGCAAGACCGCGCTGGTCGGGCTGACGAAGGGGCTCGCGCGCGACCTCGGCGGACGGGGCATCCGGGCGACCCTGGTGCATCCCGGGCCGACGGACACCGACCTCAACCCGGCGGACGGGCCGTACTCCGACACCATCCGGTCGCACACCGCGCTCGGCCGGTACGCCGGCACGGACGAGATCGCCGCCACCGTCGCGCACCTCGCCGGCGACGACGGCCGCTTCATCACCGGGACGTCGGTGCTGGTGGACGGCGGTTTCACCATCTGA
- a CDS encoding DUF6463 family protein, translating to MTHAARRPLVGWSLLVIAGLHVLSAPMIYPDSLRSTWEAGVVLAVEADPALIAERGVGFWYVTAGLGVALLGGLVRSMERRGDAPPRGLGWGLLGLTVWGVALMPVSGFWAFLVPAVLTLRQPRVTARRVAAGSRGRP from the coding sequence ATGACGCACGCCGCGCGCCGTCCCCTCGTCGGCTGGTCGCTGCTGGTCATCGCCGGCCTGCACGTCCTGAGCGCCCCGATGATCTACCCCGACTCACTGCGCTCGACGTGGGAGGCCGGCGTCGTGCTGGCGGTCGAGGCCGATCCCGCCCTGATCGCCGAGCGCGGCGTGGGCTTCTGGTACGTCACGGCCGGCCTCGGCGTCGCCCTGCTCGGCGGCCTGGTGCGGTCTATGGAGCGGCGGGGTGACGCGCCGCCGCGCGGGCTGGGCTGGGGGCTGCTGGGGCTGACCGTGTGGGGCGTCGCGCTCATGCCGGTCTCGGGGTTCTGGGCCTTCCTCGTCCCGGCCGTCCTGACGTTGCGGCAGCCGCGGGTCACGGCCCGGCGCGTCGCCGCAGGATCGCGCGGACGGCCATGA
- a CDS encoding DUF2516 family protein — MGPNAFGDFQSWILVLLGVGALGLKGYAFVDALRVPTQAFPAAGKWSKTIWLAILGVATLIEIALFPSPLFFVNLLGVVGAAVYLVDVRPAVRQYGGGRRGGNTHDGPYGPW, encoded by the coding sequence ATGGGCCCCAACGCTTTCGGTGACTTCCAGTCCTGGATCCTGGTGCTGCTGGGCGTCGGCGCGCTGGGGTTGAAGGGGTACGCGTTCGTCGACGCGCTCCGGGTGCCGACGCAGGCGTTCCCCGCCGCCGGCAAATGGAGCAAGACCATCTGGCTGGCGATTCTGGGCGTCGCCACCCTCATCGAGATCGCGCTGTTCCCGTCGCCGCTGTTCTTCGTGAACCTGCTCGGCGTGGTCGGCGCGGCCGTGTACCTGGTCGACGTCCGGCCGGCGGTGCGGCAGTACGGCGGCGGCCGGCGCGGCGGCAACACCCACGACGGGCCCTACGGCCCCTGGTGA
- the dtd gene encoding D-aminoacyl-tRNA deacylase, which produces MRAVVQRVASASVSVDGEVVGAIEPDGQGLLVLVGVTHDDSADDAAKLARKIWGLRILADERSASDVGAPILVVSQFTLYADTAKGRRPSWGAAAPGPVSEPLVAAFVAALRGLGATVETGVFGADMRVGLVNDGPVTLVLET; this is translated from the coding sequence ATGCGAGCGGTCGTGCAGCGGGTGGCGTCGGCGTCGGTCTCGGTCGACGGCGAGGTCGTCGGCGCCATCGAGCCGGACGGGCAGGGGCTGCTGGTGCTGGTCGGGGTGACCCACGACGACAGCGCCGACGACGCCGCCAAGCTGGCCCGCAAGATCTGGGGCCTGCGCATCCTCGCCGACGAGCGGTCCGCTTCCGACGTCGGCGCGCCGATCCTCGTCGTCAGCCAGTTCACGCTCTACGCCGACACCGCGAAGGGCCGCCGCCCGTCGTGGGGCGCGGCGGCGCCGGGGCCGGTGTCCGAGCCGCTCGTCGCCGCGTTCGTCGCCGCGCTGCGGGGGCTCGGCGCGACCGTCGAGACCGGCGTGTTCGGCGCGGACATGCGGGTCGGCCTGGTCAACGACGGCCCGGTGACACTCGTTCTCGAAACCTGA
- a CDS encoding NAD-dependent epimerase/dehydratase family protein, with the protein MIIVTGGSGQAGRACVADLTAHGYDVASVDLVPPADPSVRHSRVDLTDYGQTVAAFAGIDDRVDGVTGIVHLAAIRAPGLAPNPVTFSVNTLSTYNVFEAARQLGIKNVVWASSETVLGLPFDTPPPYVPVDEEYAGRPETAYSLSKLVGETMAEQFCRWDPEQKIIGLRLSNVMDPEDYERFPSFQDDSLLRKWNLWGYIDARDAAQAVRLALEAPLTGADVFVIANADTVMERPNGELLDEVFPGVERRREVGEHETLLSIEKARRVLGYEPRYGWRQRS; encoded by the coding sequence ATGATCATCGTGACCGGTGGCAGCGGCCAGGCCGGCCGGGCCTGCGTCGCGGACCTGACGGCGCACGGCTACGACGTCGCCTCGGTCGACCTCGTGCCGCCGGCCGACCCGTCGGTCCGGCACAGCCGCGTCGACCTCACCGACTACGGGCAGACGGTGGCGGCGTTCGCCGGCATCGACGACCGCGTCGACGGCGTGACGGGCATCGTGCACCTCGCCGCCATCCGGGCGCCGGGGCTGGCGCCGAACCCCGTCACGTTCTCCGTCAACACGCTGAGCACGTACAACGTGTTCGAGGCGGCCCGGCAGCTGGGCATCAAGAACGTCGTGTGGGCGTCCAGCGAGACGGTGCTCGGACTGCCGTTCGACACGCCGCCGCCGTACGTCCCCGTCGACGAGGAGTACGCGGGCCGGCCGGAGACCGCGTACTCACTGTCGAAGCTGGTCGGCGAGACGATGGCCGAGCAGTTCTGCCGCTGGGACCCGGAGCAGAAGATCATCGGGCTGCGGCTGTCGAACGTCATGGACCCCGAGGACTACGAGCGGTTCCCGTCGTTCCAGGACGACTCGCTGCTGCGCAAGTGGAACCTGTGGGGCTACATCGACGCCCGCGACGCCGCACAGGCCGTCCGGCTCGCCCTCGAAGCTCCGCTGACCGGCGCGGACGTGTTCGTCATCGCCAACGCCGACACCGTCATGGAGCGGCCCAACGGCGAGCTGCTGGACGAGGTGTTCCCGGGCGTCGAGCGGCGCCGCGAGGTGGGTGAGCACGAGACGCTGCTGTCGATCGAGAAGGCCCGCCGGGTGCTCGGCTACGAGCCGCGGTACGGGTGGCGTCAGCGCAGCTGA
- a CDS encoding serine hydrolase: protein MRRAAVTLAAFVALCAGCAADDEPALTHVTPSPAAATSWDDLSGRLAALDADVGMVAARVDDSGRCEPVAELDPATPRPMASIFKLYVLGAAAAAVDAGSLAWTDQLTVNGGLRSLPSGELQDLPDGTAVSVERAAAMMIAVSDNTGAELLMDRVGRAAVEDAMTAMGHARPQLNRPFLTTREFFTVGWGPLDLRDDWAGAGAAARTRMLAALPGGPLRVSGPDITDPVWDSGVDWFGSALDVCAAQAALHTSQDPVLRAVLGRNRGVTIDEGDWPYVSYKGGSAPGVLTASWYGERADGQRYVFVMQAAATSTSALADADAFFALGADAFALLAGHQGP from the coding sequence ATGCGCCGCGCCGCCGTCACTCTCGCGGCGTTCGTGGCTCTGTGTGCGGGCTGCGCGGCCGACGACGAGCCGGCGCTGACGCACGTCACCCCGTCCCCCGCCGCCGCGACCTCCTGGGACGACCTGAGCGGCCGGCTGGCGGCCCTCGACGCCGACGTCGGCATGGTGGCGGCCCGCGTCGACGACTCCGGGCGCTGCGAGCCGGTGGCGGAACTCGACCCCGCCACGCCGCGGCCGATGGCGTCGATCTTCAAGCTGTACGTGCTGGGCGCCGCCGCGGCCGCCGTCGACGCCGGGTCGCTGGCCTGGACCGACCAGCTCACCGTCAACGGCGGGCTGCGCAGCCTGCCGTCCGGCGAGCTGCAGGACCTGCCCGACGGCACCGCGGTCTCGGTGGAGCGGGCGGCGGCGATGATGATCGCGGTCAGCGACAACACGGGCGCCGAGCTGCTGATGGACCGCGTCGGCCGGGCCGCCGTCGAGGACGCGATGACGGCCATGGGGCACGCGCGGCCGCAGCTGAACCGTCCGTTCCTCACCACGCGCGAGTTCTTCACCGTCGGCTGGGGGCCGCTGGACCTGCGGGACGACTGGGCCGGGGCCGGTGCGGCGGCGCGGACGCGGATGCTGGCGGCGCTGCCCGGCGGCCCGCTGCGGGTGTCCGGGCCGGACATCACCGACCCGGTCTGGGACTCCGGCGTCGACTGGTTCGGCTCCGCCCTGGATGTGTGCGCGGCGCAGGCCGCCCTGCATACGTCGCAGGACCCCGTGCTGCGCGCGGTGCTGGGGCGGAACCGCGGGGTGACGATCGACGAGGGCGACTGGCCCTACGTCAGCTACAAGGGCGGCAGCGCGCCCGGCGTGCTGACGGCGTCGTGGTACGGCGAGCGCGCCGACGGGCAGCGATACGTGTTCGTCATGCAGGCCGCGGCGACGTCCACGAGCGCGCTGGCGGACGCCGACGCGTTCTTCGCGCTGGGTGCGGACGCGTTCGCGCTACTGGCCGGTCACCAGGGGCCGTAG
- a CDS encoding asparaginase, with the protein MHAGDAVLVAEVVRSGLVESRHRGSVAALAADGSVAFAAGRADEPMYPRSSNKPAQAAAMLRLGLPLEGELLALAAASHSGEPIHLDGVRRILALGGLDESALRNTPGFPIDHDTMVDYVRKGGEPSSLAADCSGKHAAMLLTCVVNAWPVEDYLDPAHPLQAAIHDTVGSLAGAPVAHTGVDGCGAPLFAVSLVGLARLFRSLALAPPGSPERRVADAIQAHPEYTSGTTRDEAQLIRGVPGLFAKAGAEAVLAAALDDGRAVAVKIDDGGARARMPVLVAALRRLGVGAPVLDALADAPVLGGGHPVGTLRPALDRSA; encoded by the coding sequence ATGCACGCGGGCGACGCCGTCCTGGTGGCTGAGGTGGTCCGGTCGGGGCTGGTCGAGTCCCGCCACCGTGGCTCGGTGGCCGCGCTGGCCGCCGACGGGTCGGTGGCGTTCGCCGCCGGCCGCGCCGACGAGCCGATGTACCCACGGTCGTCGAACAAGCCGGCGCAGGCCGCGGCGATGCTCCGGCTGGGGCTGCCGCTCGAGGGCGAGCTGCTGGCGCTCGCGGCGGCCAGCCACTCCGGCGAGCCGATCCACCTCGACGGCGTGCGGCGCATCCTCGCGCTCGGCGGGCTGGACGAGTCGGCGCTGCGGAACACGCCGGGCTTCCCGATCGACCACGACACGATGGTCGACTACGTCCGCAAGGGCGGTGAGCCGTCGTCGCTGGCCGCCGACTGCTCCGGCAAGCACGCGGCGATGCTGCTGACCTGCGTCGTCAACGCATGGCCGGTCGAGGACTATCTGGACCCGGCGCATCCGCTGCAGGCGGCGATCCACGACACCGTCGGCTCGCTGGCGGGTGCGCCGGTCGCGCACACCGGGGTGGACGGCTGTGGCGCGCCGTTGTTCGCGGTGTCGTTGGTGGGGCTGGCGCGGCTGTTCCGGTCGCTCGCGCTGGCGCCGCCGGGGTCGCCGGAGCGGCGGGTGGCCGACGCCATTCAGGCGCACCCCGAGTACACCAGCGGCACCACGCGCGATGAGGCGCAGCTGATCCGCGGCGTGCCGGGCCTGTTCGCCAAGGCCGGCGCCGAAGCCGTCCTCGCCGCCGCCCTCGACGACGGCCGCGCGGTCGCCGTCAAGATCGACGACGGGGGAGCGCGGGCGCGCATGCCGGTCCTGGTCGCCGCCCTCCGGCGGCTGGGGGTCGGCGCCCCGGTGCTGGACGCCCTCGCCGATGCCCCCGTCCTGGGCGGTGGTCACCCCGTCGGCACCCTCCGCCCCGCCCTCGACCGGTCAGCCTGA
- a CDS encoding YgfZ/GcvT domain-containing protein gives MDAYRSPLLATPGAVAATEPDDGVAAHYGDPFREQRRLVAGEGAVDLSHRGVLRVSGPDRLTWLHQLLTQHVERLEPHRATSALVLDANGRVEHALYGVDDGEAFWFHTERTSAEPLRDYLEKMKFWSQVEVADVTDEFALVWEPRPEPAERHLSRVTERGRDVFVPRAELTAYVTDPAGVWAYEALRIEAREPRQGLDTDDRTIPHEVGWIGTAVHLDKGCYRGQETVARVHTLGRPPRRLVLLHLDGSVDTLPEHGAPVELDGRTVGTVGSAARHHELGPVALAVVKRNTPVDAELLAGGVAAAQEVVVDPEAGLHVRPQLR, from the coding sequence ATGGACGCCTACCGCAGCCCGCTGCTCGCCACCCCGGGGGCCGTCGCGGCCACCGAGCCCGACGACGGCGTCGCCGCGCACTACGGCGACCCGTTCCGCGAGCAGCGCCGCCTCGTCGCCGGCGAGGGCGCGGTCGATCTCTCGCACCGCGGCGTCCTGCGGGTCAGCGGGCCCGACCGCCTGACGTGGCTGCATCAGCTGCTCACCCAGCACGTCGAGCGCCTCGAGCCGCACCGCGCCACGTCCGCGCTGGTCCTCGACGCGAACGGCCGGGTCGAGCACGCGCTCTACGGCGTCGACGACGGCGAGGCGTTCTGGTTCCACACCGAGCGGACGTCGGCCGAGCCGCTGCGCGACTACCTGGAGAAGATGAAGTTCTGGTCCCAGGTCGAGGTCGCCGACGTCACTGACGAGTTCGCCCTCGTCTGGGAGCCCCGGCCGGAACCGGCCGAGCGGCACCTGAGCCGGGTCACCGAGCGCGGCCGCGACGTGTTCGTCCCGCGCGCCGAGCTCACGGCGTACGTCACCGATCCGGCCGGCGTGTGGGCGTACGAGGCGCTGCGCATCGAGGCGCGCGAGCCGCGTCAGGGCCTCGACACCGACGACCGCACCATTCCGCACGAGGTCGGCTGGATCGGCACCGCCGTGCACCTCGACAAGGGCTGCTACCGCGGCCAGGAGACCGTCGCCCGGGTGCACACGCTGGGCCGGCCGCCGCGCCGCCTCGTCCTGCTGCACCTCGACGGCTCCGTCGACACCCTGCCCGAGCACGGCGCCCCCGTCGAGCTCGACGGCCGCACCGTCGGCACCGTCGGCTCGGCCGCCCGCCACCACGAGCTGGGCCCGGTCGCGCTCGCCGTCGTCAAGCGCAACACCCCCGTCGACGCCGAACTGCTGGCCGGTGGGGTGGCCGCCGCCCAGGAGGTCGTCGTCGACCCCGAGGCCGGCCTGCACGTGCGGCCTCAGCTGCGCTGA
- a CDS encoding helix-turn-helix domain-containing protein, with translation MTKAGIGEFLRDQRRTAQLSLRQLSDLAGVSNPYLSQIERGLRKPSAEVLQQIAKALRISSEALYVRAGLLDEPSGDHSVEDAVLADPGLDEQQKRALLDVYASFRAANAARHGAEKEG, from the coding sequence ATGACGAAGGCCGGCATCGGCGAGTTCCTCCGCGACCAGCGGCGCACCGCGCAGCTGTCGCTCCGGCAGCTGTCCGACCTCGCCGGCGTCAGCAACCCGTACCTCAGCCAGATCGAGCGCGGCCTGCGTAAACCGTCGGCCGAGGTGTTGCAGCAGATCGCGAAGGCGCTGCGCATCTCCTCCGAGGCGCTCTACGTCCGGGCCGGGCTGCTGGACGAACCCAGCGGCGACCACAGCGTCGAGGACGCCGTCCTGGCCGACCCCGGGCTCGACGAGCAGCAGAAGCGGGCGCTGCTCGACGTCTACGCATCGTTCCGGGCCGCGAACGCCGCGCGCCACGGCGCCGAGAAAGAAGGGTGA
- a CDS encoding ATP-dependent Clp protease ATP-binding subunit — MFERFTDRARRVVVLAQEEARMLNHNYIGTEHILLGLIHEGEGVAAKALESLGISLEAVRQQVEEIIGQGQQAPSGHIPFTPRAKKVLELSLREALQLGHNYIGTEHILLGLIREGEGVAAQVLVKLGADLNRVRQQVIQLLSGYQGGKEAATAGAGPQGEAPSSSLVLDQFGRNLTQAAREGKLDPVIGREKEIERVMQVLSRRTKNNPVLIGEPGVGKTAVVEGLSQAIVKGEVPETLKDRHVYTLDLGALVAGSRYRGDFEERLKKVLKEIRTRGDIILFIDEIHTLVGAGAAEGAIDAASILKPMLARGELQTIGATTLDEYRKYVEKDAALERRFQPIQVQEPTLAHTIEILKGLRDRYEAHHRVSITDGALVAAAQLADRYISDRYLPDKAIDLIDEAGARLRIRRMTAPPDLREFDERIADVRREKESAIDSQDFEKAASLRDKEKQLIAQKIEREKQWKAGDLDVVAEVDDELIAEVLAFSTGIPVFKLTEEETSRLLHMEDELHKRIIGQEDAISALSKSIRRTRAGLKDPKRPGGSFIFAGPSGVGKTELSKTLAEFLFGDESALIQLDMSEFSEKHTVSRLFGSPPGYVGYEEGGQLTEKVRRRPFSVVLFDEVEKAHPDIFNSLLQVLEDGRLTDAQGRVVDFKNTVIIMTTNLGTRDIAKGVNLGFSAGDDTTGSYERMKAKVTDDLKQHFRPEFLNRVDDIVVFHQLTRDEVLRIVDLRIAELDERLRDKDMGLELTHPAKELLAKHGFDPVLGARPLRRTIQREIEDTLSEKILFGELKAGELVLIDVEGEGAEAAFTFTGSPKSELADVATPVGAGAASGTAAATKREKTS, encoded by the coding sequence ATGTTCGAGAGGTTTACCGACCGCGCGAGGCGTGTTGTCGTCCTGGCCCAAGAAGAGGCCCGGATGCTCAACCACAACTACATCGGCACCGAGCACATCCTCCTGGGCCTCATCCACGAGGGCGAGGGTGTGGCGGCGAAGGCGCTCGAGAGTCTCGGCATCTCGCTCGAGGCCGTGCGCCAACAGGTCGAGGAGATCATCGGCCAGGGCCAGCAGGCGCCGAGCGGGCACATCCCGTTCACGCCGCGGGCCAAGAAGGTGCTGGAACTGAGCCTGCGCGAGGCGCTGCAGCTCGGCCACAACTACATCGGCACCGAGCACATCCTGCTCGGCCTCATCCGTGAGGGCGAGGGCGTCGCCGCCCAGGTGCTGGTGAAGCTCGGCGCCGACCTCAACCGCGTCCGCCAGCAGGTCATCCAGCTGCTGTCGGGCTACCAGGGCGGCAAGGAGGCAGCCACCGCCGGTGCCGGCCCGCAGGGCGAGGCGCCGTCCAGCTCGCTCGTTCTCGACCAGTTCGGCCGCAACCTGACCCAGGCCGCCCGCGAGGGCAAGCTCGACCCGGTCATCGGCCGCGAGAAAGAGATCGAGCGGGTCATGCAGGTGCTGTCCCGCCGCACCAAGAACAACCCCGTCCTCATCGGCGAGCCCGGCGTCGGCAAGACCGCCGTCGTCGAGGGCCTGTCGCAGGCCATCGTCAAGGGCGAGGTGCCCGAGACGCTGAAGGACCGGCACGTCTACACGCTCGACCTCGGCGCCCTGGTGGCGGGCTCCCGCTACCGCGGTGACTTCGAGGAGCGGCTGAAGAAGGTCCTGAAGGAGATCCGCACCCGCGGCGACATCATCCTGTTCATCGACGAGATCCACACCCTCGTCGGGGCGGGTGCCGCCGAGGGCGCCATCGACGCCGCGTCCATCCTGAAGCCCATGCTGGCCCGGGGTGAGCTGCAGACCATCGGCGCCACCACGCTCGACGAGTACCGCAAGTACGTTGAGAAGGACGCCGCTCTCGAGCGCCGGTTCCAGCCCATCCAGGTGCAGGAGCCGACCCTCGCCCACACCATCGAGATCCTCAAGGGTCTGCGCGACCGCTACGAGGCGCACCACCGGGTGTCCATCACCGACGGCGCGCTGGTCGCGGCGGCGCAGCTGGCCGACCGCTACATCTCCGACCGGTACCTGCCCGACAAGGCCATCGACCTCATCGACGAGGCCGGTGCGCGGCTGCGCATCCGTCGCATGACGGCGCCGCCGGACCTGCGCGAGTTCGACGAGCGCATCGCCGACGTCCGTCGTGAGAAGGAATCGGCCATCGACTCGCAGGACTTCGAGAAGGCCGCGTCGCTGCGCGACAAGGAGAAGCAGCTCATCGCGCAGAAGATCGAGCGCGAGAAGCAGTGGAAGGCGGGCGACCTCGACGTCGTCGCCGAGGTCGACGACGAGCTGATCGCGGAGGTGCTGGCGTTCTCCACCGGCATCCCGGTGTTCAAGCTCACCGAGGAAGAGACCTCGCGGCTGCTGCACATGGAGGACGAGCTGCACAAGCGGATCATCGGCCAGGAGGACGCCATCTCGGCGCTGTCCAAGTCGATCCGCCGTACCCGCGCCGGCCTGAAGGACCCGAAGCGTCCCGGTGGCTCGTTCATCTTCGCCGGCCCGTCCGGTGTCGGTAAGACCGAGCTGTCCAAGACGCTGGCCGAGTTCCTGTTCGGCGACGAGTCCGCGCTCATCCAGCTCGACATGAGCGAGTTCTCCGAGAAGCACACCGTCTCGCGGCTGTTCGGCTCGCCGCCCGGCTACGTCGGGTACGAAGAGGGCGGCCAGCTGACCGAGAAGGTGCGCCGGCGTCCGTTCTCCGTCGTGCTCTTCGACGAGGTCGAGAAGGCCCACCCCGACATCTTCAACTCGCTGTTGCAGGTGCTCGAGGACGGCCGGCTCACCGACGCGCAGGGCCGGGTCGTGGACTTCAAGAACACCGTCATCATCATGACGACGAACCTGGGGACCCGCGACATCGCCAAGGGCGTCAACCTCGGCTTCTCGGCCGGCGACGACACCACCGGCAGCTACGAGCGCATGAAGGCCAAGGTCACCGACGACCTCAAGCAGCACTTCCGGCCCGAGTTCCTCAACCGTGTCGACGACATCGTCGTGTTCCACCAGCTGACCCGCGACGAGGTCCTGCGCATCGTCGATCTTCGCATCGCCGAGCTCGACGAGCGGCTGCGCGACAAGGACATGGGGCTCGAGCTCACGCATCCGGCGAAGGAGCTGCTGGCCAAGCACGGCTTCGACCCCGTGCTGGGTGCTCGGCCGCTGCGCCGCACCATTCAGCGCGAGATCGAGGACACCCTGTCCGAGAAGATCCTGTTCGGCGAGCTCAAGGCCGGCGAGCTGGTTCTGATCGACGTCGAGGGCGAGGGCGCCGAGGCGGCGTTCACGTTCACCGGCAGCCCGAAGTCCGAGCTGGCCGACGTCGCCACGCCGGTCGGCGCCGGTGCCGCCAGCGGCACGGCAGCGGCGACCAAGCGCGAGAAGACGTCGTAA
- a CDS encoding TetR/AcrR family transcriptional regulator — protein MSDLRARRRRTTRGEIVEAGLRLFDERGYDAVTMEQIAAAAGVSRRTLYRHFPTKDRILLDLPAEWMAMWDEVVAGVAADLPPRDVVEQAARAIGARLDAESARIRTAWRISDAVPALQAAFLANPAWTARVVTVLEDPARGTPLDRATAVVIAGAYLGALDAAMLRWAAEGGGTVAEAVELILDRLGAIWP, from the coding sequence GTGAGCGACCTCCGCGCCCGCCGGCGCCGCACGACCCGCGGCGAGATCGTCGAGGCGGGGCTGCGGCTGTTCGACGAGCGCGGCTACGACGCGGTGACGATGGAGCAGATCGCGGCCGCCGCCGGGGTGTCGCGGCGGACGCTGTATCGCCACTTCCCGACGAAGGACCGGATCCTGCTCGACCTCCCGGCCGAGTGGATGGCGATGTGGGACGAGGTGGTCGCGGGCGTCGCGGCCGACCTCCCGCCGCGTGACGTGGTCGAGCAGGCCGCCCGCGCCATCGGGGCGCGGCTGGACGCCGAGAGCGCGCGCATCCGCACCGCCTGGCGCATCAGCGACGCCGTCCCCGCCCTGCAGGCGGCGTTCCTCGCGAACCCGGCCTGGACGGCGCGCGTGGTGACGGTGCTGGAGGACCCGGCCCGCGGTACGCCGCTCGACCGCGCGACCGCGGTGGTGATCGCGGGCGCCTATCTGGGTGCGCTGGATGCGGCGATGCTGCGGTGGGCGGCCGAGGGCGGCGGGACCGTCGCCGAGGCCGTCGAGCTGATCCTCGACCGGCTGGGGGCGATCTGGCCGTAG